The stretch of DNA CCTTCACTTGGAACTTTGAACAGGAACTTTTTAAACCTTTCTTGCTCACAGTTACTGCCCAAAGGGTATATGTATGCCATGCAGAAAGTGCTTTCAAAAGCAGTGCTTGTTTGCAGATGGTGTAGTGTTCATAGTGCTTTCTTGCTACAGCTTCATTTTATTCTCTCCTCACAAGTCTGTCCATGGCACCACTTGGGGTAGTGGTTTCCCATTTACCTTTGAAGAGTTCAAACATGCAGCTGCACATCTCTTAGTCAAATAGCCAGAGCTATATAACATTTCCCATGTTCTTCTCATTGCATAATCACAACTCAGAACTTACATCCAAGAAGAACCTTGATGCCTCATCCTAAACTAAAGGGTGTGGCCACTTCTTGGACTAGAAAAATCTTGTTTCAAATTTGGAACATATGTATTAAGCTGTTCAAGGCCTCCAGAGCCATCAAGAAATTCATGCATGCTTGTGAAGTGACTGTAAGGCTGAGTCATGGGTGAGTTCCCTACCACAAAGACAAGAGGCTCACTCATTCCACATTGTCTGCATATACAGCAGGAAGTCTAGCTTTTCTGAGTGATCagtgagcagcacagctcactAACCCACTGCTAGCTacagccctgctcccttcttTACTGAATTGTTTTACAGGACAACATCCAAGCCAGCAAGGAAGCCATTTTGATTCTGTGGAAAAAACACTGTTCCCCATGGTTACAGTGCCAAGAGTAGGTGAATGTCAGGTATAAAAAGGCTGGCAGGTCAGCATTCATCTAGAGAGCCTGGTTCACGATTGGAGGACCACAGAATCCAGTTTACTGTCCAACGCAGTGTCAGATGTGTTCTAAGAGTGCAACAGTGCAATCAAGTGAAAATTACAGGAGtataaaaaaatttattgaCCTTAAGACATTACAAGTTTTACTTCTTCAGTCATTTGTTCCAGCCTAGGAACAAAACAGCCCAACTCTGACTAAACACACTTTTTTACTAATAGAACCAGAAGGTACACATACCAATGGCAGGGCAAATTGAAAAGGCAAAAAGACAGCAAGTCCAAGTCCTACCTTGCACTTCCATGGTAGGATTGGTCTTATGCTCTGGAAGGACAAGTCTTAGCTTTGAAGACTAAAATGCAGCTTGAAACATTTTATAAGTCTTTTAACTAAAAAGATGTAACATAAGAAAGAACTATCCTACCTGGTGACTATCCTTTTTTCTCCAACTCCTCTTTCTGTATTTGTAAACCAGATTATATCCTGGTGACTACCATCTGAATATGGTGGCAGCAGACCCCTCCTGAAGCCACTGCCATGGCTATCCCAAGCCAACAATAGATGAGGTTGCCTTTGACAAGTCTTTGTATACAGACAGTACTCCTTAACACAGCAAAACCTGACACTCACCTGACACAATGaaattcttaatatttttattaaacacACAGCAATATCCAAAAGTGGAGAGtttatactttattttactCATATACATGGACCAAGAAGATAGTTTCCACCACTTAATCTAGCTAGCTTgtttagtttgattttttttaagtagaaaagTTGCAGGCTGTAATTTAGCCAAAGCTGTCATGCTTCAATATCTTCCTGGCTGGAGACTAGACTAGACTTTTAATAGTCTCTTCCAGCTTCTCTTTATTGGCCCCAGAGAATTCCTGCACCTGTAAAGAGAGATTGGTTTTTAGAGCTCTTGCATACAATGCTTCTTAACATTAGTTGCATAGGATCCAGTCACATACACACCTATTCAATTCTGCTAAAAACTAAAATTTTTCCCACCCTCAAAACAGCGAATATTTTGCAGATgttcatgtatttatttcccACTTAATTCAACTCATGCAAAAGTTGAGACAAAAGACTATCAAATTTCACTTACCACTGATCCTGAATCAATATTGTATAAGACTCAAAAAGAGTCTCTCTCTTGAAGAGACTCTGAAGGTGCCCACATATCAGAGGCAGCTCAAAGTTACCTGAAGTTGCTCAGGACTCTATCAATCAGATTCTGGAAGGAATGTTCCAAATGACCTAACCCTGTGCCCAGATTCTCATGTAAGAACTGTTGTTGCAATTTACAGGGCAGAAAGATAGAGGCAACATTCATCTACTGTCTCAaaaaacagcagctctgtcctcctGTATTGACAGGGGTGCAAGGTACAGAGCAGACTACACTACAGGCCATGAAACTGCTTGCTTGATGCAAAAAGCCACACACTGACTGTAGCACTGTAATTACAATTCTTCCAATAACGTCATGAAGTTGCAGAAGTTCACCCTAACAAAACTGTCAAAAGTTCATACGGTCAGTATGGGGTCACCATACTGAAAGTCACTCAATTATCCAAGGTGCAATTCCATCACCTTCAACCATGAAACTTATACCCAAGCATTGTTTTCCTTTAGAAAAGCCTACCTTCAGCTTGCTTAGCAAACTAAAAGCCTAAGACAACACATTCAGCTCAGCAAGTTCAGGCAGAGAGCTACTCAAACTACCCTGCACAGGCAGCCCACAGtcagctgagctgagctctgagATTGTCAGAGCACAATCTGTAGCCCATCTCATCCATCTCTTGGCAGAGCAGACACAAGAGGTCTGTTCAGTCCTCCAACAGTAACCTCAACCAGGTTAGAGACTTCTGTTTGGGTAGGATTTCATAGACACCTATAGTTATGTCTCTGCTTGAACACAAGCTGCATCCAGATAATAAACATTGACCAAGTAAATAGCAGAGTGCTAGGCACATACACCAGCAGTCTTAACACAGACATCTCACCCCACTATCTCTCATGAAACTGTCTGTAAGCCTAACCTGTAACTAACTCAGTTCACTACCTGTGAACACCCAGTCTGCATCACCAGTGAACTGCCGGTTACATTTGGTACAGTACTAAGATGAACTTGCTTGCTCTCAGGAGTATCTTAATGCTAGTGGTACCACAGAGAATATCAAGAGAAATAATCAAGAGAAAGCAGACTAAGTAGTCCAACACTCCCAATCTTCTTTCAACTGTTTAGCTTGCCTGCTCCAGTACCAAAAAACACAGAGCCTACCTTCTTTCCATTCTTGTAGAACTGGAACGTTGGCATGCACTTCACATCACAGTGTGAAGCAACATCCtggaagagacaaaaaaaaccatctTCAATTGGGCATATTCTTAAGGATGTTAAATTTAGAACCCACTCTAGCTGACTTCTGTTTCAGTGACAGGGTAAAGCCATTACTGCTCAAGATAAAGCGAAAGCACTTTTGCTAGTCCACCACTAGCAAAACCAGTGCAATGTTAACATCTCCCTGAAGTAAGCCTTAAAGATCCCTTCCTCAACATTTAATTCATGCAATAGGAAAAACCTTAACCTGTACTCTGTgtttagaaaaaacaaacagaccTCTGCATCAAAACAGATGTCTGGTTGTAAGACTCAAGAGCCCTATGACAACTCTTGCGCTTCCATGTGATATGTTTCAAATACCTATTTGACAATGCTGAAACTGCAATACAGCAAACATTTTATTGCACTTAATTCAAGAcctaatttcatttttaatgaaagagGAAACAGTGCCAAGAGCAGTGGAGGGACCAGACAGATCAATAGGTTGTGAACCAGTAGGTTTAAGGAAGTTTGCATTGAAGCAGCATAAGACCTTAGACTAATGCTCCCTCCCAAAGGAAAGGATTAGTTCCACGTTATCTGACACATGCCATAGGACTTCAAATGTGCTGATAACCAAGGCAGCTTGTTCTGTTCAGatattccctgaaaaaaaaatattattctttcCAACTAAATCCCTGTATTTCAATTTTTAGTTGAAGTAaactcttgttttgtttcagtatgTGTGAAGACATTTTGAATTCTTGTCTGCCACTTGTGCGGAAGTCCTTAGCTGTCCTCCCTCAGCACCACACCGGACCTTACCTGGGCATCATCCACATCGATTTCTATGAACACCACATCACCATACTTCTCACACAAActctggaaagaaataaaaagaacaatGCAGTTACAGTGTTCCAGAAAAGCTTCCTGAAAAGATGTGTTCATATAAATTGCTGCTTAAACTGCTAGTGAAACATGCTTTGTTGTCTTAAAGCAGCTATTTTACTACCAGAGCAAAAaatttctgttctgctgctgatTGTACAGAAGGATAAGCATTGTTTCCTCTCTGCATCCCACTTCTTGAGGTAATGCAACTGGCAGGTCTCTACAGACCTGAAATGCATGTAAGCATCAGGACAAAAGCTAAACCACATATTAGTTTCCAACTATATCAACAGTCAGTCTATTTCACTTGGTAGTCCTAAAAATAGATACTTCTGCAACTTCTCACTTTTCCAGAAAATGCTGGTAGCCACATAAGGGAAAAGGAACTCCATGTTACTGTCCAGcaacacaaatatttatatacaaTTTAATGTagaaataaatccagaaaaacTACTTACGTGGAAAAAGGGCTTGATCATTTTGCAGGGTCCACACCATGTGGCAGAGAAATCAACTACTATAAGCTTCTCACCAGCAGATTTCAGTTCTTCCTCAAATtcaacctaaaaaaaaaattaaaaaaaagaataaaaaaaagtaaacttttggaatttttggaaCATATTGATgatttcccccctcccttcctAAATGACATAAGACTAATCCCAATGCTGGCTTGCTCTCAGAACTAACACACTAGTCATTACGGCAAGTCTTAAACACTTGACTGGGTTATTTGTACCATCATGTAAGTGGTTAAGTATGAATTGTTTTCATTGGTGCTAGAAGCAGCCAATGTCTTATGACTCACCAATTAGAAAACAACCACAATGCTCAGTCAAGCTCACTGAATTGTGGAAGCAAGCTAGAAATTCTTCAGTTATGATGCTCAACTCTGACAGCTCTTTGTTATCCCCAATATATGACGCTTAGTTTTTTTATAATCCATATTCTTGTTTCTGTCTTGGCACTAAGACTTCCATTTTCCTCTGGGATACACATTCCTCTATGGAATTTGAAAAGGACAGACACAAACCTTTGTACAGTCCTCCATTCTGGTGACTTTTCCAATCAATGGCTAATATTAAAATGGTAATGTCTGTTTTACTCTAAAGCATGTTTTCGAAAGCAACCTCATAGGATTGTTATTTTACCAAGTGAACCCACATTTGACATCATTATCCAAAGAATGCTACACAAACAGACTACACAAGTAGATACTCAATGCTTATTCAGAGTCTTCAAATCTGTGTGTTGCACTTAGTCACATGAATCGTCTCTGGACAATATTTCTTGGAACTGAACATCCTTACATACCATTATCATTTTTGCTGGCCAAAAAGTGAATGCTTTAATAGAACTGAAAGACATTAAAAGTGATAAATACTTAAATGCTAAGAAAAGGCAAACAAATATTTCGGGCAGAAGCAGAAAGTGCTGTTCACCTACTTCCTGATGCTATCTTTGTCAAAGAAAGGACAAACCACTTCAGTAATTTTCAACTTTGTTGTCTTGTCAATCAAGCTTCAGGATAGCTGTTAGTATAAACGTCAAAAGATAGCTGCTTTAGTATCCCCTCAACTTAATGAAGCAAAGTGCTGGAGTCCTGTCAGCAACAGCTGACTGAAAGCAGTATGGTTACTGCCAGATAGGGCAGGGGTTGGTTTTGCAGTGCAGGAGTTAACTAATTGATACCTGCTTCTGCAATCAGCCACAGTAAGTTGCGACTTGACTCTAGTAAGCTAAAGAATGTCATGCAGGTGAGGAGCCAAAAGTCAGACTGGACATGAATATATATAGAAAGCAAGCAGAGATCCTGCTCTTTTGAGCATTCTTATGTATGGTATTATCCTGTGTGAAAGTCTTCCCAGCTTCCTATAACTTCAAATAGACTCAGCATTACATCTCTGTTAACAGATgttttccctccccacataGCTCTCTTCAGAGGCACAGCATCCATGCTGCTTTTTTCATCCTTGCATCTTGGACAGTCACAGTCTACTCTGCTACAGGACCCATTGTAACACTCCACACCACCTACTCTCATTCTGAAAGAGATAGAAACTATTAAGTTTTCCTATCTCCCTACTTTCCCCTGCTCCTGTACTGACATAATATGCATTCCTGTGCCCATTCCCACCAGCAATATTTAATGTCCCTGAACATTACAGCAATCCACACttgctgctccctcccagcactTACCTATACCGCAAGTTCCTCAGTTGAGCCTCACTCCTTTTGGCCTTGAAACTCTACTACTGATTTTTGGTATAGCTTCCCAGACCTCTGCACAATAGCATCACCACTCTATTGATTCCActtcccacagctgccagtTAGATCATCCTCTTTTAACCTCTAAGTGTCCTGTCCAGCTACATAATTACTGTATTCTGCAAAAGGAAGTCCAGCCCTGGAATGTGTTCATCATATGGCCACCCACCTCAGGTTTGCTATTGCACAGAACAAAGGGAAAGTGGGACGGCATCGTAATTACATCTGGTCACATATACCATTCTCCACTGGTGACCTGGTCCTGACTACAAATCAGGTGTTACCCTGCAAATCATCTCTACTATCAACCAAAATTGCTGCAGGACAATGAAAAGAGATGCTGGGTCCAAAGGTGTTACCTCTGCAACTTAAAAAATATCAAACTAGTGAGAGGTTATGTAAGTTTTTCTAGTGAGCTTAATTTCCCTGGAGGAAGGAAGACAGTAGCaggagcaaaacaaaaaacaagctGCTTGACCTGTCTGACAGACTTCACTAGTTATATTTCATGTTAGCTGTAAACTGACAAGGTTTTTTATAAAAAACTAAATAATCTCTGTTACCAGAAGGGGAACCTTCTATCAAAATACTACTTTTGTCATGCTTTGAGACGATAACCCAACTTTGTTAAACAGCATTTCCTCCAGGTAGCATCTCACTGAGAGAAACCTCAGATAGTATGCTGGTCAGTATCGGTTTGTTCTTTGCagaatttgttgttgtttgtttttcttaaacatTTAACTACAACCTCCCTGAGTACACACAAGATCTCATTTTACTTGTATTGTTGTCCAGCAGAAAAGGGCATGCTTCCTTCAACAAACACATTGGTAGCAGGCATCTGTTCCCAAGGGCCAAGTAAGAAGCTCTAATAATGAAAACTTCCAGTGCCTCAGAGGTTCCCAGCACCAGGCAGTGCTTCAGAAAGGAGGCTACCAGCCACAGATGGCGCTGAAAGGAGTCTGCTGCTCTCAGCAATAGATAAGATAGGTCCACACTATCTGGCAGATTTGATTAAAGGTAGGTTGTAAACATTATTTTCAGTAAGTATCAAGTCACCCTTGAACTTGCCCAGTCATGAGCTGACTGCCAATGGTTACTGTTTAATTTAGTGAGGGTTTTTAAATCCAGAAGCTAGCAGACCAAAGGTTCAACTGCCTAAACTCCCTAGCACATACCACTCCTAGAATTAGCACTTATAGCAAAATCTACAAGTTTCCAGCATTTTCTTTAACTCAAATAACAAGAGAGGCAGCTAGAATCAAGAGGAAAGCTTTGGCAGCACCAGCTTTTTAAGTCTATACACCCCATTATCTTTGGCTATAAAATGACATCCCATAGTCAAACCCTCTTACAAATAACACTAGTCACTCACCTCAAAGCCACTACAGAAGGGACAAAATACTGCTCCTTCTGTGCTACAGCAGGTACTACAGAGGGATCAGTAAAGCACCCTCAAAGTAGGCATTCTTCAGAAGCTAGTCAGTTTCTGAAAAGGTGTGCAGGGAGAAGGGCCACATCGAGCTAGCTCTCACTCATTGAAGCTCTTGCAGACAGTGCAAGAATCGGTCTTCCCCTTTGTATCAAAGAAGAATACAAACCTGCGCTACAGAAAATCGGAATTAATCCAGAAATCCTAGCTGTATTGTGCTTGAATACTCTGTGTGTCACTGACGTTAAAATGCTATTGTCAGCATGACTGTTGAGTCCACACTCTCCATGGATAAGCAACAAAAGTTTGCTTTCACTACAGCAGACTATTAATCAAAGTTCACAGCCAGTATAGTGGAAGCCTAGCTAACTTAGAACAGGCTTTTCCTCCAGAGCCAGGTTTGTCTTGATTAAATAGTGTGTAATCTGTTCCTGTGTGTAACAAAAACCTCGGATCTTACACTAAAAGTTTGCCCCTCTTGTGCCACCATAAACAGAGAAGTGGGAAGAGATGCAAAGCAGAATTACATTCACATACCATCCTTTCTCCAGGAAATGAATGGTGAGTAATTTCATTCATCTTAGGGAGCTACCTGCATTCATCGGTTGTCGCTCTAATAAGGAACGGCTGGAAAGAGGCAACACAGACTCTcgtggagtcagaacaggagaatcccctagtttattgcttcaggctAGTTTTATAGACTGGTacatggaaagtacagaaaggaaactcttattggttagtaaatcaCTAcgtcaccatcattggtcagtggcgAACAACACCATCTGACCTTCTCTTGCCAAGAAAACACTGGgtagacaaacagcacctggaaggctgttttctgtctttgaggattttttcacatcctcccatgaatttctcaggctaGCTTTCCAGAGCTAGCATCCATAATCGGTTTTTGAGCTGTGGTCACAAGTGTTAGCTTGTATATTTATGTATCACAAGTCAACACTTTTTGCAGTCCAGCAGGAGAGGTCTGACatgcttttcatttaaaaagtgaaCTGACTATAGAAACCCACAGCCTAGAAAACAAACTTGGATGTATTTGAGACTTTAAAGACTGAGGTCTCAAAACATTTTGGGGTGCAAATGTGTGGGGGGAAGGGGCAGGTCAGGCCTTGCTCTGGTGAAGGGCAGTGCACTGCCCCACACTGGATCATGGGGGCATCCCTAGAGCCTGTATCCCACACACAGTGTCCACTAATCACGGGCACACTAGCGGCAAGGGGTATTTAAGGCCAAACAGGCTGCCAGCGTATGTCTTGACCTACCTTCTGTTGGAATTTTTATCAGCTGAACACCGCTGGGATCCAGCAGTTAGCTGGGTGTGCCCTACAGCAGTATAGCTATATGTGCCCTTTATGtcctttctgtctttttcttcctctaattCCCTCTTCTCAGAATTTTTATCATGAAGTCAAATAGGCTTAGAGTTTGCTAAGCTGAATGGGCTAAGTTCATGCTTTGAAAAGTGTTCTGTGTTGACTGAATTTTTGCACTAAACATTTTGCCAAAGTTCTCTAATTTTCTAAAGTTGCCAGTAAagccttttttgttgttttgaccTCTTGAGAATATCTTGTGGGTATTCCTCCCCTGTGTCTAACTCAGAGTACAAGAACAACTGTAAGCCCTGCTAAAGACCTTGTTGAATGACTTTTTGGAGCCTTACAGGATGCCTACACAGCATCACTTGTAGATGCCTCAAAATGAGATTAAAGTGATACTTGCACCAAATTTCAAGTTCAAAAGATGAGACTAGCCCaacaggatttttcctgaaatgaAGAGCTTGCTAAGTTTGCATGGAGAATACTTTTCCAGACTTGCGTTCCTAAGTTACAGCTAACAAATACTCTATTGCTGTCTATCAACCACATCAGCT from Poecile atricapillus isolate bPoeAtr1 chromosome Z, bPoeAtr1.hap1, whole genome shotgun sequence encodes:
- the LOC131573418 gene encoding thioredoxin yields the protein MVKIVGSLVEFEEELKSAGEKLIVVDFSATWCGPCKMIKPFFHSLCEKYGDVVFIEIDVDDAQDVASHCDVKCMPTFQFYKNGKKVQEFSGANKEKLEETIKSLV